In a single window of the Niabella ginsenosidivorans genome:
- a CDS encoding sodium:solute symporter family transporter, which yields MIWKHLDIWIVIGYLLLMLGIGLWHRRFANKNMDNFFLGGRKIPGWLNGVSYTAALVSPDAATGYGGLAVATGGFICWWYLSRFGLALFLGGVLFAFFWRRLNLFTSLEFYDLRFPKRAAGVMRLWIAIRTSFIAMPAWTGITLLAAYKIMGPAFDLTRFQTLCLVVPVSLLFVFSSGYKGVVISNFIQMLIFFTGTLLLLFLTLHHFGGAAAMVKAIEQAFGPESAEILRSIPPQKQEVFPLAAALGWLLGQSIGYGGDAAPMGGAMEGQRILSTRTPAEALTMYVVAAISMFVLLLLVTLPSISAAVLWPELRLPGADRELVYGRLMKLLLPTGAMGLMVAAMLAATMSTVGDNLNFGSQVMVSDIYRRWMAHNRSERHYLLIGKISMLLILSIAIAVVYKVQIITDVAIFMLSLSAAELPANWAQWWWWRFNGPARIAASFGGAVIFCIVVLGPKLLFYFGITGAQRLIIPWYWQTLLVMGLTTFLWIIVALLTKPDPAPLLQAFYQRARPLGFWRPFASAATTGNGVAVAPIFKGLGIAVLGTTSVSLMILGLTHTWFARYVSGILTLGLALILFIIFWKMAGRYLHQLAEQTGDAMRPREKELKNK from the coding sequence ATGATCTGGAAGCATCTTGATATTTGGATTGTTATCGGATACCTGCTGCTGATGTTGGGTATCGGCCTCTGGCACCGGCGTTTTGCCAATAAGAACATGGATAATTTTTTTCTGGGCGGCCGCAAGATCCCGGGATGGCTAAACGGTGTTTCTTACACTGCCGCTTTGGTAAGCCCCGATGCCGCTACCGGTTATGGAGGACTTGCCGTGGCAACCGGTGGTTTTATCTGCTGGTGGTACCTGAGCCGTTTTGGCCTGGCGTTGTTTTTGGGAGGTGTGCTGTTCGCATTTTTCTGGAGGCGGCTGAACCTCTTTACATCACTGGAGTTTTATGACCTGCGGTTCCCGAAAAGAGCTGCTGGAGTTATGCGGTTATGGATCGCAATACGAACATCATTTATCGCAATGCCGGCATGGACCGGAATTACCTTGCTGGCAGCTTACAAAATTATGGGCCCGGCGTTTGATCTGACCCGTTTTCAGACCTTATGCCTGGTAGTGCCCGTTTCATTGCTGTTTGTATTTTCATCGGGATATAAAGGGGTCGTAATCTCCAATTTTATACAGATGCTGATCTTTTTTACCGGCACCTTACTGCTGCTCTTTCTTACACTGCATCATTTTGGCGGTGCTGCCGCAATGGTAAAAGCCATTGAACAGGCCTTCGGCCCGGAAAGCGCAGAAATACTCCGGAGCATTCCCCCGCAAAAACAGGAGGTATTTCCCCTGGCTGCTGCATTGGGCTGGCTGCTGGGCCAGAGCATTGGCTATGGAGGGGATGCAGCGCCAATGGGCGGAGCAATGGAAGGACAGCGTATATTGTCTACACGCACTCCGGCAGAAGCATTAACCATGTATGTAGTGGCGGCAATTTCCATGTTTGTATTGTTATTGCTGGTGACGCTGCCCAGTATCAGCGCCGCAGTACTATGGCCCGAGCTGCGCCTGCCGGGTGCCGACCGGGAGCTGGTGTATGGCCGTTTAATGAAGCTGCTGCTGCCTACCGGTGCAATGGGGCTGATGGTGGCTGCCATGCTGGCGGCAACGATGTCCACTGTGGGGGATAATCTGAATTTTGGAAGCCAGGTAATGGTCAGCGATATATACCGCAGGTGGATGGCGCATAACCGCAGTGAACGGCATTACCTGCTTATTGGTAAAATTTCCATGCTGCTGATATTAAGCATTGCCATTGCTGTTGTATATAAGGTACAGATCATTACCGATGTAGCCATTTTTATGCTGTCGCTCAGTGCTGCTGAATTGCCGGCTAACTGGGCGCAATGGTGGTGGTGGCGGTTTAACGGACCGGCAAGGATTGCCGCTTCTTTTGGCGGGGCGGTTATATTTTGTATCGTGGTATTGGGCCCCAAACTGCTGTTCTATTTTGGCATAACCGGGGCGCAGCGGTTGATCATACCCTGGTATTGGCAAACCCTGCTGGTTATGGGGCTGACGACATTCCTCTGGATCATCGTGGCTTTACTCACAAAACCGGACCCGGCTCCGCTGCTGCAGGCATTTTATCAACGGGCACGACCCCTGGGTTTCTGGCGTCCCTTTGCATCCGCAGCAACAACAGGCAATGGAGTTGCTGTTGCTCCCATTTTCAAAGGACTGGGTATTGCTGTTCTTGGTACAACATCCGTTTCACTAATGATACTGGGGTTGACGCATACCTGGTTTGCCCGTTATGTTTCAGGAATACTGACACTGGGTTTAGCCCTGATCCTCTTTATCATATTCTGGAAAATGGCGGGCAGGTACCTGCATCAACTGGCCGAACAAACCGGCGATGCAATGCGACCCCGGGAAAAAGAACTGAAAAATAAATGA
- a CDS encoding RagB/SusD family nutrient uptake outer membrane protein encodes MNKWILFITCLLTGVLAVSSCNKILDKPPLDQIPDDQLKFTATEMKLYSNQFYPAFPGWFPGAYTGGIFWLDNASDNLVHGNYNYSAQLSGTGTVPPSGGGWDWGNIRAVNYFLANYQTSTDDPAQTNTYVGEIYFWRAWFYFSLLKQFGDLPWYNRPLTTEDMEALQAPRVKRNIIVDSILQDLDQAVALLAAPGQAEPLRINRGAALAFQSRVALYEGTWEKYHNGTVFGVEGADYTKYLRKAADAALKLMNAGYYSISPITDDPRFGYWRLFNQKDLSNNPEMILWKKFDKALGLTHFGQNMMAYGGGNTGLSKQLVDDYLCTDGKPIAISSLYRGDNTLQLQITNRDPRLAQTFLLPGYPRIITNGDTTGRFILPDINLLGDGRCTTGFEIFKGIAPDDADGTGSSTASIVFRYAEVLLNYAEAKAELGEGTQQVLDQTINLLRDRVSMPHLSANVGFTDPHWEFPELSPLLNEVRRERRVELALEGYRFDDLMRWSADQLIRRPLYGAKYQQFVGKPFDPPLNNIAVSADGYIFPLKNTPASGGWQFNPGRDYLLPLPSNELVLNKNLKQNPGWK; translated from the coding sequence ATGAATAAATGGATATTGTTCATTACCTGTCTGTTAACCGGAGTGCTGGCTGTAAGCTCCTGTAATAAAATACTGGATAAACCGCCGTTGGATCAGATCCCTGATGACCAGTTAAAATTTACGGCTACTGAAATGAAATTGTATTCCAACCAGTTTTACCCGGCATTCCCGGGCTGGTTTCCCGGCGCCTATACCGGGGGTATCTTTTGGCTGGACAATGCCTCGGATAACCTGGTGCACGGGAATTATAATTACAGCGCACAATTATCCGGTACCGGCACTGTGCCGCCATCCGGTGGCGGCTGGGATTGGGGAAATATCCGTGCGGTTAATTATTTTCTGGCCAATTATCAGACGTCAACCGATGATCCGGCACAAACGAATACTTATGTAGGAGAAATCTATTTCTGGCGGGCCTGGTTTTATTTCAGTCTGCTGAAACAGTTTGGTGATCTTCCCTGGTATAACCGGCCGCTTACAACGGAAGACATGGAAGCGTTGCAGGCGCCCAGGGTAAAACGGAATATTATTGTTGATTCAATCCTGCAGGATCTTGATCAGGCGGTAGCCCTGCTGGCTGCTCCCGGTCAGGCGGAACCGTTAAGGATTAACAGGGGCGCGGCCCTGGCATTTCAATCGCGCGTGGCATTATATGAAGGTACCTGGGAAAAGTATCATAACGGAACAGTGTTTGGTGTGGAAGGCGCTGATTATACTAAATATTTGAGAAAGGCAGCAGACGCAGCATTGAAGCTGATGAATGCAGGCTACTATTCGATCAGCCCGATAACCGATGATCCGCGTTTTGGATACTGGCGGCTTTTTAATCAGAAAGATCTTTCCAACAATCCGGAAATGATCTTATGGAAAAAATTTGACAAAGCACTTGGGTTGACCCATTTTGGGCAAAACATGATGGCCTATGGCGGGGGAAATACAGGACTGTCCAAACAGCTGGTGGATGATTATTTGTGTACAGACGGCAAGCCGATCGCTATCAGTTCCTTATACCGGGGCGATAATACGTTACAGCTCCAGATCACCAACCGGGATCCGCGTCTTGCGCAAACATTTTTGCTGCCCGGATACCCCAGGATCATTACCAACGGAGATACTACAGGCCGCTTTATCCTGCCGGATATTAATTTATTAGGCGATGGGCGGTGTACAACAGGGTTCGAAATTTTTAAGGGCATTGCACCCGATGATGCGGATGGTACCGGAAGTTCCACAGCCAGTATCGTTTTCCGGTATGCTGAAGTACTTTTAAATTATGCGGAAGCTAAAGCGGAGCTGGGTGAGGGAACACAACAGGTGCTTGACCAGACCATCAATCTTTTAAGAGACCGTGTCAGCATGCCGCATTTAAGTGCCAATGTCGGATTTACGGACCCGCATTGGGAATTTCCGGAGCTGTCACCATTGCTGAATGAAGTACGCAGGGAAAGAAGGGTGGAGCTGGCGCTGGAAGGCTACCGTTTTGATGATTTGATGCGCTGGAGCGCAGATCAGCTGATCCGGCGTCCTTTATATGGAGCCAAATATCAGCAGTTTGTGGGTAAACCATTTGATCCGCCCTTAAACAATATTGCCGTTTCAGCAGACGGCTATATTTTCCCATTAAAAAATACACCGGCATCCGGCGGCTGGCAGTTCAACCCCGGCAGGGATTACCTGTTGCCATTGCCTTCCAATGAGCTGGTGTTGAACAAGAACCTGAAACAGAACCCCGGATGGAAATAA
- a CDS encoding SusC/RagA family TonB-linked outer membrane protein — protein MQSNTKKWMRQAVLLLLLALPAASRIWGQTPAFQVAGSVRNERNEPLPGASIKAQKSGTSTVADRAGTFSIELTGTDDSLIVSFTGYKTQTLLVGNQRKVEVILYADTEGQQLSDVVVVGFGTQKKVDLTGAVTQISGKELQNRPVVNLGQALQGKVANLNVTTTGDPGGPGTDASFNIRGNTSLSGGGPLYVVDGIPVTNINNINAQDIDNISVLKDAASSAIYGARAPYGVILITTKRGKKGEQSNIAINSMVAQSAYTRLPRLANSLQFAHALNDASVNSGQGIIFSDDIISKIQDNINKPGTWPVSTPDPANPNKYTYASPLNTDNVDWYRAYFKPWSFSQKHDLNISGGAGNTTYYVGFGYYDEDGQLRYANENFKRYNVTGNIRTEPTKWLRLGLITRFSRQNSDLPYPYASQLGNWVHMASTRWPNWALRNPDGHFSNASNVEFLTSGGRSINSLNDLSITGTLEAEPVKNWKINLDYSYNNQARNYQDHSAYVYSWNIDGTTYNIGPSVNAVGEGGVADNYNTLNLYSSYLKNLAKHHFKLLAGTQIETYKGFNVSGNRSNLITDKIPSISTATGTQNVYDQLTQYATMGTFGRLNYDYDEKYLVELNGRYDGSSRFAEGSRFGFFPSVSVGYNLAREDYWQQLKAAVNEFKLRVSYGSLGNQNVPNYQYLPLIPIGTNMGYILNGERPGYINPPGLISPGLTWETSRTLDFGLDAAFLHNKLSLTFDIYTRTTLNMLGPASVLPAALGAAVPYQNNADMRTKGFELSLNWQDKIGDDFHYNVSVVLSDYQSRIVRYYNPNKLLSGYYPGAVIGDIWGYETAGILQTDADLAGMPDQSYLFGQWNKGDIGYRDLNGDGKINIGDNTFDNHGDLKVIGNNTPRYSYGVNLGANWKNFDLALFLQGVAKRDLWLGGDAGNNSGSLFWGFVPNFGNNVYLTTLDYWRPDNTGAYWPRPYTSSEAAKNHQVQTRYLQSGAYMRVKNLQIGYDFSQLLKLTGKARIRLYFSGDNILTFSRINKNYDPEVVNGSWGTGKIYPLLKTYSFGANINF, from the coding sequence ATGCAAAGCAACACGAAAAAATGGATGAGACAGGCTGTGCTGCTCTTATTGCTGGCACTGCCTGCCGCTTCGCGTATATGGGGCCAGACACCGGCATTTCAGGTTGCCGGCAGTGTCCGTAATGAACGGAACGAACCATTGCCGGGTGCTTCCATAAAGGCTCAGAAATCCGGTACCAGTACCGTCGCCGACCGGGCAGGAACGTTTTCAATAGAACTAACAGGTACTGACGACTCTCTGATCGTTTCATTTACCGGGTATAAAACACAAACACTTCTGGTAGGGAACCAGAGGAAAGTTGAAGTAATCCTTTATGCAGATACAGAAGGGCAGCAACTCAGTGATGTGGTAGTGGTGGGGTTTGGCACACAAAAGAAAGTAGATCTTACGGGCGCCGTTACCCAGATCAGTGGCAAAGAGTTGCAGAACCGGCCTGTTGTAAATCTGGGGCAGGCCCTGCAGGGAAAAGTAGCCAACCTGAATGTGACCACTACCGGTGATCCCGGAGGGCCCGGTACTGATGCTTCTTTCAATATTCGTGGCAATACCTCTTTATCCGGTGGTGGCCCGTTATACGTGGTAGATGGTATTCCGGTTACCAATATTAATAATATCAATGCACAGGATATTGATAATATATCTGTTTTAAAAGACGCAGCTTCCTCTGCTATTTACGGGGCACGGGCACCTTATGGTGTGATACTCATTACAACAAAAAGAGGTAAGAAGGGAGAACAATCAAATATTGCCATTAATTCCATGGTGGCACAAAGCGCTTATACCCGCTTACCCCGGCTGGCAAATTCTTTGCAATTTGCGCATGCATTAAATGATGCATCAGTAAACAGTGGGCAGGGGATTATTTTTTCTGATGATATTATCAGCAAAATACAGGATAACATCAACAAGCCCGGTACCTGGCCCGTCAGCACCCCGGACCCGGCGAATCCCAATAAATACACCTATGCCTCACCGCTGAATACGGATAATGTAGACTGGTACCGTGCTTATTTCAAACCCTGGTCGTTCAGCCAGAAACATGATCTGAATATTAGCGGGGGCGCCGGTAATACTACGTATTATGTAGGTTTTGGCTATTATGATGAAGATGGTCAGCTGCGGTATGCAAACGAAAATTTCAAGCGGTATAACGTAACCGGCAACATCCGCACAGAACCAACAAAATGGTTAAGGCTGGGGCTGATCACCCGGTTCTCCAGACAGAACTCAGACCTGCCTTATCCTTATGCCAGTCAGTTAGGAAACTGGGTACATATGGCTTCTACCCGTTGGCCCAACTGGGCGCTGCGCAATCCTGACGGACATTTCAGCAACGCATCCAATGTAGAATTCCTGACGAGCGGTGGCAGAAGCATCAATAGTTTGAACGATCTTTCCATAACCGGTACCCTGGAAGCAGAGCCTGTAAAGAACTGGAAAATCAACCTGGATTATTCGTATAATAATCAGGCCAGGAATTACCAGGATCACAGCGCCTATGTTTATTCCTGGAATATTGATGGTACTACCTACAACATTGGCCCTTCTGTAAATGCTGTTGGAGAAGGAGGCGTGGCAGATAATTATAATACGCTCAATCTCTATTCTTCCTACCTGAAGAACCTGGCCAAGCACCATTTTAAATTACTGGCAGGTACACAGATTGAAACGTATAAGGGGTTTAACGTAAGCGGCAACCGCTCCAACCTGATCACGGATAAAATTCCCTCGATCAGTACGGCTACCGGTACGCAGAATGTATATGATCAGCTGACGCAATACGCTACAATGGGTACGTTCGGAAGACTCAATTATGATTATGATGAGAAATACCTTGTTGAATTAAATGGCCGGTACGATGGTTCTTCCCGGTTTGCGGAGGGCAGCCGGTTCGGATTCTTTCCTTCCGTTTCTGTGGGGTATAACCTGGCACGCGAAGATTACTGGCAACAGCTGAAGGCAGCGGTGAACGAGTTTAAATTGCGGGTGTCTTATGGCTCTCTGGGCAACCAGAACGTACCCAATTATCAATACCTGCCACTGATCCCTATCGGCACCAATATGGGATATATCCTGAATGGGGAAAGACCGGGCTATATCAACCCGCCGGGGCTGATCAGTCCGGGTCTTACATGGGAAACCTCCCGTACACTTGATTTCGGTCTGGATGCAGCTTTTTTACACAACAAATTAAGCCTGACCTTTGATATCTATACCCGTACCACCCTGAACATGCTGGGGCCTGCTTCTGTATTACCGGCTGCACTGGGCGCTGCGGTGCCTTATCAGAATAATGCGGACATGCGTACAAAGGGATTTGAATTGAGCCTGAACTGGCAGGATAAGATCGGGGATGATTTTCATTATAATGTTTCCGTTGTACTGTCTGATTACCAATCCCGTATTGTACGTTATTATAACCCGAATAAATTATTGTCCGGTTATTACCCCGGGGCTGTTATTGGCGATATCTGGGGCTATGAAACAGCAGGCATTTTACAGACGGATGCAGATCTTGCGGGCATGCCGGATCAGTCGTACCTGTTTGGCCAATGGAATAAGGGAGATATTGGATACAGGGATCTGAATGGCGATGGCAAAATTAATATAGGGGATAATACATTCGACAATCATGGCGACCTGAAAGTGATCGGGAACAATACGCCCCGTTACAGCTATGGCGTGAATCTGGGCGCCAACTGGAAAAATTTTGATCTTGCTTTGTTCCTGCAGGGCGTTGCTAAAAGAGATCTGTGGCTGGGTGGAGATGCGGGGAATAATTCCGGAAGTCTTTTTTGGGGATTTGTTCCGAATTTCGGGAACAATGTTTATCTGACCACACTGGATTACTGGCGTCCTGATAATACCGGTGCCTACTGGCCCAGGCCTTATACGTCCTCAGAAGCCGCCAAAAATCATCAGGTACAGACGCGTTACCTGCAAAGTGGTGCTTATATGCGGGTCAAGAACCTGCAGATAGGATATGACTTTTCCCAGCTGCTGAAGCTTACCGGCAAAGCAAGGATCCGTCTTTATTTTAGCGGAGATAATATACTCACGTTTTCCCGGATCAATAAGAACTATGACCCGGAGGTGGTAAATGGTTCATGGGGAACCGGGAAAATCTATCCGCTGCTCAAAACCTATTCATTTGGGGCTAATATCAATTTTTAA
- a CDS encoding glycoside hydrolase family 172 protein has translation MKQTIYTILLLVSLLPLHPAAQQLFEIPADADTRWISFENPTGAKGGGAIENKGAKGHASEWIEPGDSKVLMDYEGAGIINRIWMTFIERSPASLRSIRIEMYWDHAAKPAVSAPLGDFFGIGLGRKTAFQSALFSDPEGKSFNCYIPMPFRKHAKIVFINESKSRQLLFYDINFTALKVPDKNGAYFHAYWSNNAHTRLGEDFIVLPVVTGRGRFLGANIGITTDKIYRSTWFGEGEVKIYLDGDQAHPSLAGTGTEDYIGSAWNLGAFAHLYQGAPVVDKEKGQFAFYRYHIPDPVFFSTSCKVAIQQMGGGGRDSIRAIIKAGGKARPVSVMTSKGLIQLMETPGYPDIFNDRFPKDEWVNFYRIDQCTATAYFYLDKPENDLPSLPPPEERLKGL, from the coding sequence ATGAAACAGACGATTTATACCATCCTGCTCCTGGTGTCCCTGCTTCCTTTACATCCGGCAGCACAGCAGCTTTTTGAAATACCTGCGGATGCGGATACGCGCTGGATCAGCTTTGAAAATCCTACAGGAGCGAAGGGTGGGGGCGCTATCGAAAATAAAGGCGCAAAAGGGCATGCGTCAGAGTGGATCGAGCCCGGAGATAGCAAAGTACTGATGGATTACGAAGGCGCCGGCATCATCAACCGTATCTGGATGACCTTTATTGAAAGGAGCCCTGCATCCTTACGTTCCATCAGGATCGAAATGTACTGGGACCATGCAGCAAAACCTGCGGTATCGGCACCACTGGGTGATTTCTTTGGTATCGGCCTGGGACGAAAAACAGCTTTCCAAAGTGCCCTGTTTTCAGATCCGGAGGGGAAATCATTCAACTGTTATATTCCGATGCCTTTCAGAAAACATGCAAAAATCGTATTTATCAATGAATCAAAAAGCAGGCAGTTGCTGTTCTATGATATCAATTTTACCGCTCTCAAAGTACCGGATAAAAACGGTGCCTATTTCCATGCATACTGGAGTAACAATGCCCATACGCGTTTGGGCGAGGATTTTATAGTATTGCCCGTGGTTACCGGCAGGGGCCGTTTTCTGGGAGCAAACATCGGCATCACTACTGATAAAATTTACAGAAGCACCTGGTTTGGAGAAGGGGAAGTAAAAATATACCTGGACGGAGACCAGGCTCATCCCAGCCTGGCCGGCACCGGTACAGAAGACTATATCGGATCTGCATGGAACCTGGGCGCCTTTGCGCATCTTTATCAGGGAGCGCCGGTTGTGGATAAAGAGAAAGGGCAGTTCGCCTTTTACCGGTATCATATACCCGATCCTGTTTTTTTCAGCACCAGTTGTAAAGTTGCTATTCAGCAGATGGGTGGCGGTGGCCGGGATTCTATCCGGGCAATTATAAAAGCCGGTGGTAAAGCCCGCCCGGTATCGGTGATGACTTCAAAGGGGCTGATCCAGCTAATGGAAACGCCCGGTTATCCGGATATTTTTAATGACCGGTTCCCAAAAGATGAATGGGTGAATTTTTATCGCATCGATCAGTGCACGGCTACCGCCTATTTCTATCTGGATAAACCGGAAAATGACCTGCCATCCTTACCACCACCGGAAGAACGGCTGAAGGGATTGTAA
- a CDS encoding RagB/SusD family nutrient uptake outer membrane protein, which produces MKYKILASLYIVLLFTYSSCKKGFLDKTPDGDLSLKDVFTNPVYTEQYLTNIYTHLPYELQLVDNPPAGSAPYNVFTAASDEMEMSYDPNFANNINIGNWNPTSNVNDIWGQCYIAIRKVNLFLENIDQLTPSELATAAKIDRWKGEAIFLRAFYYFCLVRAYGPVPIIDKTVGLDDDLLAFKRQPITDCVHFITDECDKAAAKLEPRITATTDYGRPSKITCLALKARVLLYMASPLWNGGVTLADQDGAQLFPSKDDSRWQTAADAAKACIDQAETAGYKLYRSAGNDPQRNYAEIFYVNFNDEVFWTRDDPGYQNIDAYSEPRGMTGAFWPLQTPTQDLVDDYQMANGTQPILGYNADRTPVINPASGYDESGQAAEETNDYVAGTRTMYVGREPRFYASIMFTGQKYKWLRDPQKRSTPLQFWKLGLDGRPVASGDNYSKTGYMMKKLTNPAFVMQPKSDPIRTWVFFRLGEQYLNYAEALNEAQGPVADVYKYVNLIRDRSGLPALTAGLSKEEMRTAIRHERRIELAFETHRYFDTHRWMTAETIDNKNIYGLNVNGVIKEATGNDPAIPFNMASDAFYKRTVIEKRVFEKKDYFWPVPLGEIEKNPKLVQNPGW; this is translated from the coding sequence ATGAAATATAAAATACTGGCAAGTTTATATATAGTACTGCTTTTTACTTATTCCTCTTGCAAAAAAGGTTTTTTAGACAAAACGCCGGATGGTGATCTGTCATTAAAGGATGTATTTACCAACCCGGTATATACAGAACAATACCTGACCAATATTTACACGCACCTTCCTTATGAACTACAGCTGGTAGACAATCCGCCGGCAGGTTCAGCGCCCTACAATGTTTTTACTGCCGCATCCGATGAAATGGAAATGAGCTATGATCCCAATTTTGCCAATAACATCAATATTGGCAACTGGAACCCCACTTCTAATGTAAATGATATCTGGGGGCAATGCTACATCGCTATCCGGAAAGTGAATTTATTCCTGGAAAATATTGATCAGCTGACGCCTTCTGAACTGGCCACGGCAGCAAAAATTGACCGGTGGAAAGGAGAAGCCATTTTCCTGAGGGCGTTCTATTATTTCTGCCTGGTACGGGCCTATGGTCCGGTACCTATTATTGATAAAACGGTTGGACTGGACGATGATCTGCTTGCTTTTAAGCGCCAGCCGATTACAGATTGCGTTCACTTTATTACTGATGAATGTGATAAAGCTGCCGCCAAACTGGAGCCCAGGATCACAGCAACCACGGATTACGGACGACCCAGTAAGATTACCTGTCTGGCTTTAAAAGCACGTGTTCTTTTGTACATGGCCAGTCCATTATGGAACGGAGGTGTAACGCTGGCAGACCAGGATGGAGCGCAGCTCTTTCCTTCAAAAGACGATAGCCGCTGGCAGACGGCAGCTGATGCCGCCAAAGCCTGTATTGACCAGGCCGAAACAGCCGGATATAAATTATACCGGTCTGCCGGTAATGACCCGCAGCGGAATTATGCGGAGATTTTTTATGTAAACTTTAATGACGAGGTGTTCTGGACAAGAGATGACCCGGGCTACCAGAATATTGATGCGTATAGTGAGCCCAGGGGGATGACCGGTGCGTTCTGGCCTTTACAAACTCCCACGCAGGATCTTGTTGATGATTACCAGATGGCAAACGGTACACAACCCATCCTGGGATATAATGCAGACAGGACACCGGTCATCAATCCCGCATCCGGCTATGATGAATCAGGACAGGCTGCTGAAGAAACCAACGATTATGTGGCGGGAACCCGCACGATGTATGTAGGCCGCGAGCCGCGTTTTTACGCCAGCATCATGTTCACCGGTCAGAAATATAAATGGCTGAGGGATCCGCAAAAAAGAAGCACGCCGCTGCAGTTCTGGAAATTAGGTCTGGATGGCCGCCCCGTTGCCAGTGGTGATAACTACAGCAAAACAGGATATATGATGAAGAAACTGACCAATCCGGCATTTGTGATGCAGCCAAAATCGGATCCGATACGTACGTGGGTCTTCTTCAGGCTGGGCGAACAATACTTAAATTATGCAGAGGCGCTGAATGAGGCCCAGGGACCGGTAGCTGATGTTTATAAATATGTTAATCTGATCCGGGATCGTTCAGGACTGCCGGCTTTAACGGCGGGTTTGTCAAAGGAGGAGATGCGTACCGCCATACGGCATGAACGCCGCATTGAGCTGGCTTTTGAAACGCACCGGTATTTTGATACCCATCGCTGGATGACAGCGGAAACGATTGACAATAAAAATATTTACGGACTGAATGTAAACGGAGTGATCAAAGAAGCTACGGGCAATGATCCTGCCATCCCCTTTAACATGGCCAGTGACGCTTTTTACAAAAGAACAGTTATTGAAAAACGGGTATTTGAAAAGAAAGATTATTTCTGGCCGGTTCCTTTAGGAGAGATTGAGAAAAATCCCAAGCTGGTTCAAAATCCGGGCTGGTAA